One window of Mauremys mutica isolate MM-2020 ecotype Southern chromosome 20, ASM2049712v1, whole genome shotgun sequence genomic DNA carries:
- the LYL1 gene encoding protein lyl-1 isoform X1, whose amino-acid sequence MVAGNEHVARLWDESWPQPEAPRRAWKMMEKLRTPPPPCSPLPPPSPPSSHSPASHSPAPPPPTPPLAPKGSPPPPAPAPLPPDVPVISLGHSKRPPPRDVPTTELTALHPIPSLVQLSAPPPAPPPAALPLLPPQYHPHPFLNSVYIGTSGSLSLFPSSRLKRRPSHLEHELMDGHQPHKVARRVFTNSRERWRQQNVNGAFAELRKLIPTHPPDKKLSKNEILRLAMKYINFLGQLLRDQASAPAPGPEPASPPRPGPGPGPEPPAPRPIKRERRTLLGAAAAGEAR is encoded by the exons ATGAGTCCTGGCCGCAGCCGGAGGCGCCGCGCCGCGCCTGGAAGATGATGGAGAAGCTGaggactcccccgcccccctgcagccccctgccccccccgtcaCCCCCTTCCAGCCACTCGCCCGCTAgccactccccagcccccccgccccctaccCCGCCCCTGGCCCCCAAGGGgagcccgccccccccagcccctgccccgctgccccccgaCGTCCCCGTCATCAGCCTGGGTCACAGCAAGCGCCCGCCCCCCCGCGACGTGCCCACCACCGAGCTGAcggccctgcaccccatcccctccctggtgcagctctcagccccgccccctgcgccccccccggccgccctgccgctcctgcccccgcagtaccacccccaccccttcctcaacag CGTCTACATTGGCACCTCCGGctccctcagcctcttccccaGCAGCCGCCTCAAGCGCCGACCCAGCCACCTGGAGCACGAGCTCATGGATG GGCACCAGCCCCACAAGGTCGCCCGCCGCGTGTTCACCAACAGCCGGGAGCGCTGGCGGCAGCAGAACGTGAACGGGGCCTTCGCCGAGCTGCGGAAGCTGATCCCGACCCACCCCCCGGACAAGAAACTGAGCAAGAACGAGATCCTGCGCCTGGCCATGAAATACATCAACTTCCTGGGGCAGCTGCTGCGGGACCAggcctcggccccggccccgggccccGAGCCCGCCtcgcccccccggcccggccccggccccggccccgagccgcccgccccccgccccatcaaGCGGGAGCGCCGGACTCTGCTGGGGGCCGCGGCCGCGGGGGAGGCCCGGTGA
- the LYL1 gene encoding protein lyl-1 isoform X2 → MMEKLRTPPPPCSPLPPPSPPSSHSPASHSPAPPPPTPPLAPKGSPPPPAPAPLPPDVPVISLGHSKRPPPRDVPTTELTALHPIPSLVQLSAPPPAPPPAALPLLPPQYHPHPFLNSVYIGTSGSLSLFPSSRLKRRPSHLEHELMDGHQPHKVARRVFTNSRERWRQQNVNGAFAELRKLIPTHPPDKKLSKNEILRLAMKYINFLGQLLRDQASAPAPGPEPASPPRPGPGPGPEPPAPRPIKRERRTLLGAAAAGEAR, encoded by the exons ATGATGGAGAAGCTGaggactcccccgcccccctgcagccccctgccccccccgtcaCCCCCTTCCAGCCACTCGCCCGCTAgccactccccagcccccccgccccctaccCCGCCCCTGGCCCCCAAGGGgagcccgccccccccagcccctgccccgctgccccccgaCGTCCCCGTCATCAGCCTGGGTCACAGCAAGCGCCCGCCCCCCCGCGACGTGCCCACCACCGAGCTGAcggccctgcaccccatcccctccctggtgcagctctcagccccgccccctgcgccccccccggccgccctgccgctcctgcccccgcagtaccacccccaccccttcctcaacag CGTCTACATTGGCACCTCCGGctccctcagcctcttccccaGCAGCCGCCTCAAGCGCCGACCCAGCCACCTGGAGCACGAGCTCATGGATG GGCACCAGCCCCACAAGGTCGCCCGCCGCGTGTTCACCAACAGCCGGGAGCGCTGGCGGCAGCAGAACGTGAACGGGGCCTTCGCCGAGCTGCGGAAGCTGATCCCGACCCACCCCCCGGACAAGAAACTGAGCAAGAACGAGATCCTGCGCCTGGCCATGAAATACATCAACTTCCTGGGGCAGCTGCTGCGGGACCAggcctcggccccggccccgggccccGAGCCCGCCtcgcccccccggcccggccccggccccggccccgagccgcccgccccccgccccatcaaGCGGGAGCGCCGGACTCTGCTGGGGGCCGCGGCCGCGGGGGAGGCCCGGTGA